A section of the Osmia lignaria lignaria isolate PbOS001 chromosome 3, iyOsmLign1, whole genome shotgun sequence genome encodes:
- the LOC117605129 gene encoding RUS family member 1, whose protein sequence is MHERLLFTEVYGNEKERFIVKSKDEQSITELLSDTTRTKPFYSGFLSIVKEVFLPQGYPDSVHPDYTAYQIWDTVQAFASTIMGTLTTHSIMQGVGVGEAAATPLAAAITWVLKDGTGMIGRIIFAWWNGTDLDGQCKKWRLFADILNDLAMGLELLLPYFSSYSLAILCISTAMKSVVGVAGGATRAALTQHQALQNNLADVSAKDGSQETCVNLIASLVGILILSIFHSSWYAMELYFFLVIVHLYANYSAVKSLCLNSLNEDRLALIVKGYITNEVIPEPEDVNNKESVFLLTKPTMSICGFNIKMGVSLAGLIKNNIISTSDTELSLKLFLDRKYLIAIDVQNKTIFICFKKDAQPCDVLEAYFHACLCGLFICMSLKVPLDLFLKPEVSDMSYPLMRLYVLNKKYSTENNGMHSSKSIESIYATNLLISCEYKAFISGLESKGWMTESNLLPVAGWRFL, encoded by the exons ATGCACGAGCGATTGCTGTTCACCGAGGTTTACGGGAACGAGAAAGAGCGATTCATTGTCAAATCAAAAG ATGAGCAATCGATAACCGAACTGTTATCAGACACAACTAGAACGAAGCCTTTTTATTCTGGTTTTCTATCGATTGTGAAAGAGGTATTTTTACCTCAAGGATATCCCGACAGCGTTCACCCTGATTATACTGCTTATCAGATATGGGACACTGTACAG GCATTTGCAAGCACCATCATGGGTACTCTTACAACACATTCCATTATGCAGGGGGTAGGTGTAGGCGAAGCTGCAGCAACCCCTTTGGCAGCAGCAATAACATGGGTCCTGAAAGATGGAACTGGAATGATTGGTCGTATTATATTCGCATGGTGGAATGG GACAGACTTAGATGGACAGTGCAAGAAATGGAGACTGTTTGCTGACATTCTGAATGATTTAGCAATGGGATTAGAATTACTCTTACCTTATTTCTCCTCTTATTCGCTTGCAATATTGTGCATTTCAACAGCAATGAAATCAGTTGTTGGTGTTGCTGGTGGGGCCACAAGAGCAGCACTCACACAACATCAG gcattacaaaataatttagcAGATGTATCAGCCAAAGATGGAAGTCAAGAGACATGTGTAAATTTAATAGCATCTTTAGTTGGTATTTTAATACTTTCCATCTTTCATAGCAGCTG GTACGCAATGGAACTCTATTTCTTCCTGGTAATAGTACATTTATACGCGAATTATTCGGCTGTGAAATCACTGTGTTTAAATTCGTTAAACGAAGATCGTTTAGCTTTAATAGTAAAGGGTTACATTACGAACGAAGTCATTCCCGAGCCTGAAGATGTTAATAATAAGGAGTCAGTGTTCTTGCTCACAAAACCTA CAATGAGTATATGCgggtttaatataaaaatgggGGTCTCCCTTGCTGgtcttataaaaaataatataatttcgacGAGCGATACCGAACTATCGTTAAAACTTTTCTTAGATAGAAAATACTTGATTGCTATTGATGTACAgaataaaactatttttatatgttttaaaaaagatGCGCAACCCTGTGATGTTTTGGAAGCATATTTTCATGCTTGTCTTTGTGGCTTATTTATTTGTATGTCACTGAAAGTGCCACTC GATCTTTTCTTAAAACCGGAAGTAAGCGATATGTCGTACCCTTTAATGCGGCTTTACGTACTTAACAAAAAGTATTCGACGGAAAATAATGGTATGCATTCGTCGAAATCCATAGAGAGTATATACGCTACGAACTTGTTAATTTCTTGTGAATACAAAGCATTTATTAGTGGCCTTGAAAGTAAAg GATGGATGACAGAAAGTAATCTGTTACCAGTAGCAGGCTggagatttttataa
- the LOC117605132 gene encoding RWD domain-containing protein 4: MSDAELQEEEREVLLSIYDGDSAFKQLTPTTFQYKFGEDNDAKSFLLEISWGTTYPSEKPIINMNTFYNKHIVQDVKDKVAKLVEEEAEQWLGSAMTYTLFQSVQEHYAELVSEQPEAVVDINTQTSQLKITDDSQQGEETTKKPKKEHLTKAQKRRQWNKTDGKGEKPRGWDWVDIVKHLSQTGPKQEQES, encoded by the exons atgagCGATGCCGAACTACAGGAGGAGGAAAGAGAAGTACTACTTTCGATATACGATGGAGATTCGGCTTTTAAACAGTTGACACCTACCACTTTTCAGTATAAG TTTGGAGAGGACAATGATGCCAAATCATTTCTGTTGGAGATCTCATGGGGCACAACCTATCCGTCAGAGAAGCCTATTATTAATATGAATACCTTTTATAACAAACACAT TGTGCAAGATGTAAAAGACAAAGTGGCGAAGCTTGTAGAAGAAGAGGCAGAGCAATGGCTGGGAAGTGCTATGACATACACATTGTTCCAGTCTGTCCAAGAACATTATGCTGAATTGGTCTCTGAGCAACCAGAGGCTGTAGTTGATATCAATACACAAACTAGCCAGCTTAAAATAACTGATGATAGTCAACAG GGTGAGGAAACAACAAAAAAACCAAAGAAGGAACACTTGACTAAAGCTCAGAAACGTAGACAGTGGAACAAAACAGATGGAAAGGGAGAAAAACCACGCGGATGGGACTGGGTGGACATAGTGAAACACTTATCACAGACTGGCCCCAAACAAGAACAAGAGTCTTAG
- the LOC117605131 gene encoding uncharacterized protein LOC117605131, with amino-acid sequence MSEKYVKDILEKLEEIEKLHTKLRTLVPRVKNDNSENTVSIPAEELSKRINKVGMKEDNKNLPKQTPVDIHRSFETLKNLYKSSKTNIKNLVTPPEHDSRYFKGGKWRRLRSNSVDFVKKQWQEKGDKFKNFLSNIVERDIILVSRASQTSSDTINPSVRNEEKTEFSSRNNQFPKKRRRSVQDQLERLLEHFNYSRDPDHANGNRVSTQRHSLDKDEPRRVQTNLSIPDEQTETMKIISSAERISINNNRRWSSLDNQGQKFLKKT; translated from the exons ATGTCTGAGAAATACGTAaaggatattttagaaaaattggaAGAAATCGAAAAACTTCACACGAAGCTTCGGACTTTGGTACCCAGagtgaaaaatgataattccGAAAATACCGTTTCAATCCCTGCTGAGGAACTTTCAAAGAGGATCAACAAGGTTGGAATGAAGGAGGATAATAAGAATTTGCCTAAACAAACACCAGTCGATATTCATCGTTCTTTTGAaacgttaaaaaatttatataaatcttcaaaaactaatattaaaaactTGGTCACGCCTCCCGAGCATgattcaagatatttcaaaggcGGTAAATGGAGAAGATTGAGGAGCAATTCCGTGGATTTTGTTAAGAAACAATGGCAGGAAAAAGGAGATAAATTCAAGAATTTCCTATCTAACATTGTTGAACGTGATATCATTTTGG TGAGCAGAGCTTCTCAAACGTCGTCAGACACTATAAATCCCTCCGTAAGAAATGAAGAGAAAACTGAATTTTCTTCGAGGAATAACCAGTTTCCCAAGAAGAGAAGACGCAGCGTACAGGATCAATTAGAACGATTACTAGAGCATTTTAATTACTCCCGTGATCCTGACCATGCGAATGGTAACAGAGTATCGACGCAACGTCACAGTCTGGACAAAGACGAACCACGAAGAGTGCAGACAAATTTATCGATTCCGGATGAGCAGACTGAAACAATGAAGATTATTTCATCTGCTGAGAGAATTTCCATTAACAATAATAGAAGGTGGTCTTCGTTAGATAATCAAGggcagaaatttttgaaaaaaacgtAG